A single Alosa sapidissima isolate fAloSap1 chromosome 17, fAloSap1.pri, whole genome shotgun sequence DNA region contains:
- the LOC121687994 gene encoding WD repeat-containing protein 48 isoform X1, with the protein MATHHRQNAAGRRKVQVSYVIRDEVEKYNRNGVNALQLDPALNRLFTAGRDSIIRIWSVNQHKDPYIASMEHHTDWVNDIVLCCNGKTLISASSDTTVKVWNAHKGFCMSTLRTHKDYVKALAYAKDKELVASAGLDRQIFLWDVNTLTALTASNNTVTTSSLSGNKDSIYSLAMNQMGTVIVSGSTEKVLRVWDPRTCAKLMKLKGHTDNVKSLLLNRDGTQCLSGSSDGTIRLWSLGQQRCIATYRVHEEGVWALQVNEAFTHVYSGGRDRKIYCTDLRNPDIRVLICEEKAPVLKMELDRSADTPSAIWVSTTKSTVNKWSLKGMHNFRASGDYDNDCSTPLTPLCTQPEQVIKGGASIIQCHILNDKRHILTKDTNNNVAYWDVLKACKVEDLGKMEFDEEIKKRFKMVYVPNWFSVDLKTGMLTITLDESDCFAAWVSAKDAGFTSPDGSDPKLNLGGLLLQALLEYWPRTHINPMDEETELNHVNGEHESRIQKGNGYFQVPPHTPVIFGEAGGRTLFRLLCRDSGGETESMLLNETVPQWVIDITVDKNMPKFNKIPFYLQPHSSSGAKTLKKDRLSASDMLQVRKVMEHVYEKIINLDNESQAGGTASEKPSEQKEEEDMAVLAEEKIELLCQDQVLDPNMDLRTVKHFIWKSGGDLTLHYRQKST; encoded by the exons ATGGCGACGCATCACAGGCAAAATGCTGCGGGGCGGAGGAAAGTCCAG GTGTCGTATGTCATCCGCGATGAGGTGGAGAAGTATAACCGCAATGGAGTTAATGCCCTGCAGCTGGACCCAGCCTTGAACCGGCTCTTCACCGCTGGCCGAGACTCCATCATCCGGATATGGAGCGTCAACCAGCACAAG GACCCTTACATAGCATCGATGGAGCATCATACAGACTGGGTCAATGACATCGTACTGTGTTGCAACGGGAAAACAT TAATCTCGGCCTCCTCGGACACAACAGTAAAGGTCTGGAATGCGCACAAAGGCTTCTGTATGTCGACGTTGCGAACGCATAAG GACTATGTCAAAGCCTTAGCATATGCTAAAGATAAGGAACTGGTGGCCTCTGCAGGCCTTGACAGGCAGATCTTCTTGTGGGACGTGAACACATTAACAGCTCTTACTGCCTCAAATAACACAGTCACCA CGTCTTCGCTTAGTGGAAATAAGGACTCCATCTATAGCCTGGCTATGAATCAGATGGGCACAGTCATTGTGTCAGGCTCCACTGAAAAG GTATTACGAGTTTGGGATCCTCGAACTTGTGCCAAGCTCATGAAGTTGAAAGGCCACACAGACAACGTCAAGTCATTGCTCTTAAACCGCGATGGCACACAG TGTTTGTCGGGCAGTTCCGACGGAACCATCCGGCTGTGGTCGCTGGGCCAGCAGCGCTGCATCGCCACGTACCGCGTCCACGAAGAAGGCGTGTGGGCACTGCAGGTCAACGAGGCCTTCACACACGTCTACTCCGGTGGTCGTGACCGCAAGATCTACTGCACGGACCTACGCAACCCGGACATCCGTGTCCTCATCTGTGAGGAGAAGGCCCCTGTCCTCAag ATGGAGCTTGACCGATCTGCAGACACTCCCTCAGCTATTTGGGTCTCCACCACCAAGTCTACGGTTAATAAATGG TCTCTAAAGGGCATGCATAATTTCCGAGCATCTGGTGATTATGACAACGACTGCAGCACTCCCCTGACGCCACTTTGCACACAGCCAGAGCAGGTCATCAAAG GGGGAGCCAGTATAATCCAGTGCCACATTCTTAATGACAAAAGACACATCCTTAccaaagacacaaacaacaatgtaGCATATTGGGATGTGTTGAAG GCATGCAAGGTCGAGGACCTTGGAAAGATGGAATTTGATGAGGAAATCAAGAAACGTTTCAAGATGGTCTATGTGCCAAACTGGTTCTCTGTGGATTTGAAAACCGGG ATGCTGACAATCACCCTGGATGAAAGTGACTGCTTTGCCGCGTGGGTGTCTGCCAAGGATGCTGGGTTCACTAGTCCTGATGGATCTGACCCAAAGC TGAATCTTGGAGGACTCTTACTGCAAGCCCTGTTAGAATACTGGCCACGGAcacacatcaatcccatggaTGAGGAGACAGAGCTCAACCACG TGAATGGGGAGCATGAGAGCAGAATACAGAAAGGAAATGGCTACTTCCAGGTGCCTCCACACACCCCTGTCATTTTCGGGGAGGCAGGAGGGAGAACTCTGTTCAG GTTACTCTGTCGAGATTCAGGTGGAGAAACTGAATCCATGCTGCTCAACGAGACCGTTCCACAGTGGGTTATTGACATCACAGTGGAT AAAAACATGCCGAAATTCAACAAAATCCCATTCTACCTCCAGCCACACTCATCCTCTGGAGCAAAAACGCTGAAGAA GGACCGCTTGTCAGCCAGCGACATGCTGCAGGTGCGCAAAGTGATGGAGCACGTCTACGAGAAGATCATTAACTTGGACAACGAGTCCCAGGCGGGCGGGACGGCCAGTGAGAAGCCCAGTGagcagaaggaagaggaggacatgGCCGTGCTGGCGGAGGAGAAGATCGAGCTACTGTGTCAGGACCAG GTCCTGGACCCTAACATGGACCTGCGGACAGTGAAGCACTTCATCTGGAAGAGTGGGGGCGACCTAACGCTTCACTACCGCCAGAAGTCCACGTGA
- the LOC121687994 gene encoding WD repeat-containing protein 48 isoform X2, with protein MATHHRQNAAGRRKVQVSYVIRDEVEKYNRNGVNALQLDPALNRLFTAGRDSIIRIWSVNQHKQDPYIASMEHHTDWVNDIVLCCNGKTLISASSDTTVKVWNAHKGFCMSTLRTHKDYVKALAYAKDKELVASAGLDRQIFLWDVNTLTALTASNNTVTTSSLSGNKDSIYSLAMNQMGTVIVSGSTEKVLRVWDPRTCAKLMKLKGHTDNVKSLLLNRDGTQCLSGSSDGTIRLWSLGQQRCIATYRVHEEGVWALQVNEAFTHVYSGGRDRKIYCTDLRNPDIRVLICEEKAPVLKMELDRSADTPSAIWVSTTKSTVNKWSLKGMHNFRASGDYDNDCSTPLTPLCTQPEQVIKGGASIIQCHILNDKRHILTKDTNNNVAYWDVLKACKVEDLGKMEFDEEIKKRFKMVYVPNWFSVDLKTGMLTITLDESDCFAAWVSAKDAGFTSPDGSDPKLNLGGLLLQALLEYWPRTHINPMDEETELNHVNGEHESRIQKGNGYFQVPPHTPVIFGEAGGRTLFRLLCRDSGGETESMLLNETVPQWVIDITVDKNMPKFNKIPFYLQPHSSSGAKTLKKDRLSASDMLQVRKVMEHVYEKIINLDNESQAGGTASEKPSEQKEEEDMAVLAEEKIELLCQDQVLDPNMDLRTVKHFIWKSGGDLTLHYRQKST; from the exons ATGGCGACGCATCACAGGCAAAATGCTGCGGGGCGGAGGAAAGTCCAG GTGTCGTATGTCATCCGCGATGAGGTGGAGAAGTATAACCGCAATGGAGTTAATGCCCTGCAGCTGGACCCAGCCTTGAACCGGCTCTTCACCGCTGGCCGAGACTCCATCATCCGGATATGGAGCGTCAACCAGCACAAG CAGGACCCTTACATAGCATCGATGGAGCATCATACAGACTGGGTCAATGACATCGTACTGTGTTGCAACGGGAAAACAT TAATCTCGGCCTCCTCGGACACAACAGTAAAGGTCTGGAATGCGCACAAAGGCTTCTGTATGTCGACGTTGCGAACGCATAAG GACTATGTCAAAGCCTTAGCATATGCTAAAGATAAGGAACTGGTGGCCTCTGCAGGCCTTGACAGGCAGATCTTCTTGTGGGACGTGAACACATTAACAGCTCTTACTGCCTCAAATAACACAGTCACCA CGTCTTCGCTTAGTGGAAATAAGGACTCCATCTATAGCCTGGCTATGAATCAGATGGGCACAGTCATTGTGTCAGGCTCCACTGAAAAG GTATTACGAGTTTGGGATCCTCGAACTTGTGCCAAGCTCATGAAGTTGAAAGGCCACACAGACAACGTCAAGTCATTGCTCTTAAACCGCGATGGCACACAG TGTTTGTCGGGCAGTTCCGACGGAACCATCCGGCTGTGGTCGCTGGGCCAGCAGCGCTGCATCGCCACGTACCGCGTCCACGAAGAAGGCGTGTGGGCACTGCAGGTCAACGAGGCCTTCACACACGTCTACTCCGGTGGTCGTGACCGCAAGATCTACTGCACGGACCTACGCAACCCGGACATCCGTGTCCTCATCTGTGAGGAGAAGGCCCCTGTCCTCAag ATGGAGCTTGACCGATCTGCAGACACTCCCTCAGCTATTTGGGTCTCCACCACCAAGTCTACGGTTAATAAATGG TCTCTAAAGGGCATGCATAATTTCCGAGCATCTGGTGATTATGACAACGACTGCAGCACTCCCCTGACGCCACTTTGCACACAGCCAGAGCAGGTCATCAAAG GGGGAGCCAGTATAATCCAGTGCCACATTCTTAATGACAAAAGACACATCCTTAccaaagacacaaacaacaatgtaGCATATTGGGATGTGTTGAAG GCATGCAAGGTCGAGGACCTTGGAAAGATGGAATTTGATGAGGAAATCAAGAAACGTTTCAAGATGGTCTATGTGCCAAACTGGTTCTCTGTGGATTTGAAAACCGGG ATGCTGACAATCACCCTGGATGAAAGTGACTGCTTTGCCGCGTGGGTGTCTGCCAAGGATGCTGGGTTCACTAGTCCTGATGGATCTGACCCAAAGC TGAATCTTGGAGGACTCTTACTGCAAGCCCTGTTAGAATACTGGCCACGGAcacacatcaatcccatggaTGAGGAGACAGAGCTCAACCACG TGAATGGGGAGCATGAGAGCAGAATACAGAAAGGAAATGGCTACTTCCAGGTGCCTCCACACACCCCTGTCATTTTCGGGGAGGCAGGAGGGAGAACTCTGTTCAG GTTACTCTGTCGAGATTCAGGTGGAGAAACTGAATCCATGCTGCTCAACGAGACCGTTCCACAGTGGGTTATTGACATCACAGTGGAT AAAAACATGCCGAAATTCAACAAAATCCCATTCTACCTCCAGCCACACTCATCCTCTGGAGCAAAAACGCTGAAGAA GGACCGCTTGTCAGCCAGCGACATGCTGCAGGTGCGCAAAGTGATGGAGCACGTCTACGAGAAGATCATTAACTTGGACAACGAGTCCCAGGCGGGCGGGACGGCCAGTGAGAAGCCCAGTGagcagaaggaagaggaggacatgGCCGTGCTGGCGGAGGAGAAGATCGAGCTACTGTGTCAGGACCAG GTCCTGGACCCTAACATGGACCTGCGGACAGTGAAGCACTTCATCTGGAAGAGTGGGGGCGACCTAACGCTTCACTACCGCCAGAAGTCCACGTGA